One window from the genome of Salvia miltiorrhiza cultivar Shanhuang (shh) chromosome 7, IMPLAD_Smil_shh, whole genome shotgun sequence encodes:
- the LOC130994101 gene encoding probable 2-oxoglutarate-dependent dioxygenase AOP1.2, whose product SCNTNGVGRKFDGDVLQRRLKGDLISSLQQLFDLPTQTKVQNKSSKPLYGYVGQIPFLPLYESMGIDDAHTIQGIQNFSNVMWHNGNPAFDENLVVYTKLAAEVERIAVRMVCESYGVGKHYDSYVESANYLCRVMKYREPKIGENKMAFVTHTDKSFMSTIHQNQVDGLQIKAKDGEWFTVHHLSPSSIIVMAGDAIMAWSNKRIKSPHHRVTMEGNEARYSIAQFSFMEKDMVATPDEFVDKDHPLQYKPFDHLKFLDFFSQEENRRLESAITTYCGVSQ is encoded by the exons TCCTGCAACACCAACGGCGTCGGCCGGAAATTTGACGGAGATGTGTTGCAACGACGTTTGAAAGGCGACTTGATCTCATCACTGCAACAGCTATTCGATCTCCCAACTCAAACAAAGGTCCAAAACAAGTCCTCTAAGCCCCTCTACGGCTACGTCGGCCAAATCCCCTTCCTTCCTCTCTACGAAAGCATGGGCATCGACGACGCCCACACCATCCAAGGAATCCAAAATTTCTCTAACGTCATGTGGCATAATGGAAACCCCGCCTTCGA TGAAAATCTTGTGGTGTACACAAAGTTGGCGGCGGAGGTGGAGAGGATAGCAGTGCGAATGGTGTGCGAGAGCTATGGTGTCGGAAAACACTACGACTCATACGTGGAATCTGCAAACTACCTGTGCAGAGTGATGAAGTACAGAGAGCCTAAGATTGGTGAAAACAAAATGGCATTTGTGACACACACAGACAAAAGTTTTATGTCAACTATCCATCAAAATCAAGTTGATGGTCTCCAGATTAAAGCCAAAGATGGTGAATGGTTCACCGTTCATCACCTCTCTCCCTCCTCCATCATCGTCATGGCTGGTGATGCAATTATGg CATGGAGCAATAAGAGGATTAAATCCCCCCATCACAGAGTGACAATGGAGGGAAACGAAGCAAGATACTCGATcgctcaattctcattcatggAGAAAGATATGGTGGCGACGCCCGATGAATTTGTGGACAAAGATCATCCACTGCAATACAAGCCATTTGATCACCTCaaatttcttgattttttcAGCCAAGAAGAGAACCGAAGGCTGGAGAGTGCTATCACAACCTATTGTGGCGTTTCACAGTAA